The proteins below come from a single Nocardioides eburneiflavus genomic window:
- the purM gene encoding phosphoribosylformylglycinamidine cyclo-ligase has protein sequence MTDHSARTEGAYAAAGVSIEAADRAIDLMKGWVEKARRPEMIGGLGGFAGLFDASALTRYERPLLATSTDGVGTKVAIAQLMDVHDTIGFDLVGMVVDDLVVCGAEPLFMTDYIACGRVVPERIAAIVKGIAEACVVAGCALIGGETAEHPGLLDPDDYDVAGATTGVVEASRLLGPGRVRPGDVVIAMEASGLHSNGYSLVRHVLLEKAGWTVDRQVDDFGRTLGEELLEPTRIYAKACLDLADRTETHAMSHITGGGLAANLERVLPEELSVRIDRSTWTPQPVFDVVRRVGDVSQPDLEATLNCGVGMVSLTAPESVDTAVSVLAGHGIRAWVAGEVRADEEHGGRVLLEGQHPGW, from the coding sequence GTGACCGACCACAGTGCCCGCACCGAAGGGGCCTACGCCGCCGCCGGGGTCTCCATCGAGGCGGCCGACCGTGCCATCGACCTGATGAAGGGGTGGGTCGAGAAGGCCCGACGCCCCGAGATGATCGGCGGGCTGGGCGGCTTCGCGGGCCTCTTCGACGCCTCGGCCCTCACCCGCTACGAGCGCCCGCTGCTCGCGACCTCGACCGACGGCGTCGGCACCAAGGTCGCGATCGCGCAGCTGATGGACGTCCACGACACCATCGGCTTCGACCTGGTCGGCATGGTCGTCGACGACCTCGTCGTCTGCGGCGCCGAGCCGCTGTTCATGACCGACTACATCGCGTGCGGCCGCGTCGTCCCCGAGCGCATCGCGGCCATCGTCAAGGGCATCGCAGAGGCGTGCGTCGTGGCAGGCTGCGCGCTGATCGGCGGCGAGACCGCCGAGCACCCCGGCCTGCTCGACCCCGACGACTACGACGTCGCCGGCGCCACGACCGGCGTGGTCGAGGCCAGCAGGCTGCTCGGCCCCGGTCGCGTACGCCCCGGTGACGTCGTGATCGCGATGGAGGCCAGCGGCCTGCACTCCAACGGCTACTCCCTGGTGCGCCACGTGCTGCTCGAGAAGGCCGGCTGGACCGTCGACCGCCAGGTCGACGACTTCGGCCGCACCCTCGGCGAGGAGCTGCTCGAGCCGACCCGGATCTATGCCAAGGCCTGCCTCGACCTCGCCGACCGCACCGAGACCCACGCGATGTCGCACATCACCGGCGGCGGGCTCGCCGCCAACCTCGAGCGGGTGCTCCCGGAGGAGCTGTCCGTCCGCATCGACCGCTCGACGTGGACGCCGCAGCCGGTCTTCGACGTCGTGCGCCGCGTCGGCGACGTGAGCCAGCCCGACCTCGAGGCGACCCTCAACTGCGGCGTCGGCATGGTCTCGCTCACCGCTCCCGAGTCCGTCGACACGGCCGTCTCCGTGCTCGCCGGCCACGGCATCCGGGCCTGGGTCGCGGGCGAGGTGCGCGCCGACGAGGAGCACGGCGGCCGGGTGCTGCTGGAGGGCCAGCACCCCGGCTGGTGA
- a CDS encoding DUF3073 domain-containing protein, giving the protein MGRGRAKAKQTKVARDLKYRTHETDFGALAKELHGEDSHSTSEVDPSEDEWSDYADPRRRAD; this is encoded by the coding sequence ATGGGGCGCGGCCGAGCGAAGGCGAAGCAGACGAAGGTTGCCCGCGACCTGAAGTACCGTACTCACGAGACGGACTTCGGTGCGCTGGCGAAGGAGCTGCACGGAGAGGACTCTCACTCCACGAGTGAGGTCGATCCCAGCGAGGACGAGTGGTCGGACTACGCCGACCCCCGTCGGCGCGCAGACTGA